Genomic segment of Acinetobacter larvae:
ACGCCAACTTGAATCAAAATTTGCAATGTTTGATCTTAATCTTTGGGAGTTTGATATGTTGGCTACATTGCGGCGTTCAGGTGCCCCATACTGCCTAAGTCCAACAGAACTTTTCTCAATGCTGATGGTCACTTCTGGAACGATGACTCATCGACTAAAGCGACTGGAAAGTAGAAATCTGATAAAGCGCGTCTCAAACGTAGAAGATGCTCGTAGTACACTTGTACAACTTACAGAGAAGGGGCTTGAGCTGATTGATGTTGCTGTAGAGGAACATGTTAAGAATGAACATATAATACTTGAAAAATTGCCCGCAGATGTTCTTAAAAATCTTGATGAACACTTAGCTATGTTACTAAAAACTCTAGAGGCACCCATCTAAGGATGTCGATACAATTGAGAAAATTTAAAATGTATCTGAAGTTAGAAAAACATGTTAGAAATCCAAATAACAAACTTAAATTCTGTTTCTATTTAACATAATGGGCATTATACGAAACACCATTGTTAGAACCCATTTAAAGTGTCTATATCCTCACCAATAAAAATGTCTGATTTATGATGTTCATCGTCACAGACCATGCTTACGGCGAGATTGCTCCAAAATGCCCCTAAGTAAACAGCATTGCTGGGGTCCTGTATTGAGGGTGAGAGCAACCGAATCTGTGTCGATCCTCGTAATTATGGCTGTGCCCAAAGCGTAGCGCAGCCAAAAAATAATCATAAGCGAAACTCCCCCTAGCAAATGACACAGGCAGAAGGAAAGCCAACAGCAAACCAAAAAAATGACAGCGATCAAATTTTCCCCCTACTATATCCACCAAGTTTTTTGCTACGCCAAAGACCTAGACCATCAGACTATCGAAGCTATGGACCAAGAAACAGCACGGCTCCAAAAACACTAGACCATAAAAAACCCCATAAATCTTAGACTTATGAGGTTTAATACTGGTGCCGACACTCGGATTCGAACTGAGGACCTACTGATTACAAGTCAGTTGCTCTACCAACTGAGCTATGTCGGCAATATGGCGTGAATTTTAGCGGCTTTTCAGATGAATGCAAGCTCTGATTTAATTTGCTGTGTTTTTTTGTATAAAAATAAAGCGATATTGCAGGGGGATGATAGGCTCCCATGTAGCGCTACATGGGAGTGATTGGGTATTTAAAAATCTAAATATTGTGTTATCCGTAAATATTTGGATTTAAATCATGTGATTGTTATGGAGTGGTTATCTTCCTCTAAGCGCACTATCTAAAGCTTGGGCACATTCTTCTAGTGTGAGTGCCATATCGATTTGCATTTGCGGTTTGAGTTCATTGGCGAGCCTTCTCCATTCTTCAATTAATTTGGTTGCCTTTTGCACTTTATGTTTGTTGATGTCTTTAGCAATAGTTGGGGTGTAACCGCCACGTTTAGCATTTTTGATCTGTTTTACATAATTGATGCTGTTATTCATAGTCACTCCGGAATAGCAGTTTTCGATTAGTACAACTTGCAGTTTAAAGTCGATTGTTGTGCTGCATTGCTAGCTTATCGAGCTTAGGTTGCGCCTTGATGATAATCTGTTTATTTCTTAATCAATTAATCAGCTTTGAAGATGCAATATTTCGATGGTCTATGGGGTTGAAAAAAGTATTTGATGGGTGCTCAAATACGGTGGATTTCCAACAAAACTGTTGGATACTCATGTATATAGCATATCGCCAATGCCTTGCAAAGTACTCTAGGTCAGCGCATGTGTGCTTTGTGCTGAGGCATGTAACATTGCGTTGGGAGATATTGGCTTGCTCTGTATTTTAAAATAGGTTTTATCATTAATACTGTGCTGCGGCATAAATAGCAATGCGCTCACCTCGGAGCGCATTGTAAATCAGCTAGATTGGGCAGATGAGGTCGATGAAATTAATCTGCGTCGATGACATCTTCTAAGAGTTGTTGGCTTGGAACAAAGAAATACGCACCATCAACAGGCGTGGTAAAGCGCATTAAGTGGTCATTGATACCATCTGCGGTATGACCAAACATATTGCCCAACATACGGTCAATAATGTTTAAATCACGGGTATAGGCCACAAAAAATAAACCTTGTTCGCCATGACCCTCACCATAAGGCAAGGAGTGACGTAGAATTTCCAACTCTTCACCGGCATCATCTTCAATCACCACACGGGCAATATGCGCATCATCCGGTTTGACGTCATCAGCCATTTCGATACTTTCTAGTTTAGACCGACCAATGACTTTTTCTTGATGATCTACAGAAAGCTTTTGCCAGCGGTCCAAATGGTGAACATAGCGCTGGACAAAGACAAAAGAACTGTCTTGGAATACACCATGTTGTGCATCGAGTAAGGTGGTTTCAGCGCGCTCATCCAGTTGCTGTGGATTTTCAGTACCATCAATAAACCCAGTCAAATCACGGCTGTCGAGATAACGAAAACCGACACGTTCGTTTAATACTTCAATCTGCTCACGAATCCCTTCAAAAAAACACTGACTTAAGATAAAGCAAAAGTCTTCCCGATCAGCTGCAATATGAATAAATAAATCCGCTGCACGTGCCGGCATTGGTAGCGGACCGTCTATGGCAGCTAAATCGTGAAAGCCTGCTGGACGTTCAGGATAGAGCTGCGACCATAACTGCGTACCAAAAGCGATGACTGTTTTTAAGTTGGCCTTTGGATCTTGAGTGATGAGTCGATCTCTGGTGCTCAGCAATTGCGTGAGTTTTTTCTTTAGCTCTTCAAGAGAGAGCGTTGTTAAATTTAAGACCAAATAACGTGCATGCGGTGAGGGTAAAGGCAAAATTAAGGATTGTGCTGTCATGAATCGATGGCTCCTAAGGGCGCTTGCCCATGTGAATAAGCGAACTCATTCATCTAAGTTAAATGCATATGGCAATTTCAACGGCTAATTTCAAAATTCAACGGCTGACGTCAATGTATAGTGAACTTTAAAATAAAGAAAAACAGTCAATACAACGATTGCTCACTATCATAACAAGTTGGGCATTATTCGAGAAGCTTCTGTGACTCTCCTGGAAATTATCCTATAAATAGTTGAGCTGCTTGGCATTTATTTTACGCTTTGTTTGAAGCAATATGCGCCGATTTGCGCATGGTTTTAGCTGGTTTTGCTAAATTTCTGTAGCACAAAAATCAGTGCAAAAATAAAAGCCATACATAAAACAATGCTTAAACCGGTGGCAATATTGACCCAAGCACTGGACCATAAGCCAATGGCGATGCCCAGCTGTGCCAAGATAAAAGTGATGATCACCATTTGACGCGGTGAGTGTGCCAACAGTCTAGCGCTGAGTGCGGGGATCACCAGTAGCGCCCCCATCAGCAGTGAACCGACCGCACGCAAGGCCAATACCGTAAATAATGCCAGTAATAACATAAAGATGAGACGTTGCCATTTGGCATTGACGCCTTCACTGACGGCAATATCTGGGTCTATGGCGACTTGTAATTGTGCGCGCCAATTTTTCCATAGGATCACCAGAGACAGCGCAATAATGACTGCAAAAATCGGCAGGTCTTCCCAGCTGATGGTGAGTAAGTCACCAAATAAGTAGCTCAGTAGCTCAGGTCTAAGGCTTGGAATGTTTTGGATAAAGACTAAGCCTGCACAGAGTAAAGTTGCCGAGCATAATGCCAAGAGTGCGTCATTGGGGAGGCGCGGGTCATAGAGTATCCATAAAATTCCGACCAACAATAAAGCCAACAAACCGACACCAAACCAGAGCGGTAAACTGAGGGCTGCGGCAATGGCAACCCCTAAGAGCGTGCCATGTGCCATGGTATCTGCAAAAAAAGACATGCGGCGCCACAGCATCAAACAGCCCAGAGGTGCTGTTAGAAAGACCAATAAGCTCCCCATAATCCAGGAGGGCAGTAATAAATTAAGCCATTCGATCATTACTTAGGCTTCCGGTTCGGGGTGAATATGAGGAGGACGATGTTGTTGGCAAGGTGTTGCGGTATCACCATGTAAGCAATGGTCATGATGATGCTGATACAGCACGCGAGACTGACCAAACAAAGCAACATAAGCTGGAT
This window contains:
- a CDS encoding MarR family winged helix-turn-helix transcriptional regulator, with amino-acid sequence MNKQSNRNNFDMVDVILEQWQKERPDLDISPMGPIGRIKRCAILLERQLESKFAMFDLNLWEFDMLATLRRSGAPYCLSPTELFSMLMVTSGTMTHRLKRLESRNLIKRVSNVEDARSTLVQLTEKGLELIDVAVEEHVKNEHIILEKLPADVLKNLDEHLAMLLKTLEAPI
- a CDS encoding Dyp-type peroxidase — its product is MTAQSLILPLPSPHARYLVLNLTTLSLEELKKKLTQLLSTRDRLITQDPKANLKTVIAFGTQLWSQLYPERPAGFHDLAAIDGPLPMPARAADLFIHIAADREDFCFILSQCFFEGIREQIEVLNERVGFRYLDSRDLTGFIDGTENPQQLDERAETTLLDAQHGVFQDSSFVFVQRYVHHLDRWQKLSVDHQEKVIGRSKLESIEMADDVKPDDAHIARVVIEDDAGEELEILRHSLPYGEGHGEQGLFFVAYTRDLNIIDRMLGNMFGHTADGINDHLMRFTTPVDGAYFFVPSQQLLEDVIDAD
- the znuB gene encoding zinc ABC transporter permease subunit ZnuB; the encoded protein is MIEWLNLLLPSWIMGSLLVFLTAPLGCLMLWRRMSFFADTMAHGTLLGVAIAAALSLPLWFGVGLLALLLVGILWILYDPRLPNDALLALCSATLLCAGLVFIQNIPSLRPELLSYLFGDLLTISWEDLPIFAVIIALSLVILWKNWRAQLQVAIDPDIAVSEGVNAKWQRLIFMLLLALFTVLALRAVGSLLMGALLVIPALSARLLAHSPRQMVIITFILAQLGIAIGLWSSAWVNIATGLSIVLCMAFIFALIFVLQKFSKTS